Below is a genomic region from Leishmania mexicana MHOM/GT/2001/U1103 complete genome, chromosome 20.
TGCCAGCCGATTTGCCGACAGGTGCCCCGCGGAGCTTTGAGGACCTGCTCGGGCTCTCACCCTCGATCCTTCGGACGCAGCTGCAAAAGCTGATGGAGCGCAAGCGCTACCGCGCCCTCACCCCTGTGCAGGCCGCCGCCATACCGCTTATGCTGGAGTACCGCGATGTGCTCTGTATCGCGCCCACGGCGACTGGCAAGACCCTCTGCTATGTCTACACGACTCTTATGCACCTCCTCCTAAAGGATATAAATGATCGaccggccgcagcagcagcagccaccgcgggcgacgagggcggcggtgtcagCCTGAACCGGCGGCAAGTGGAAACCTTCCTGCAGGAGAAAATCGACAAGGGAGAAGTCTGCCCTTACTGCGAACTGAGCATCAgcgaggtgcgtgtgtgtccaaTGACAGGCTTCCCGCACCCGTCCGCGTCCGAACTCGAGACTGACCTCGCTCTTCGGTCAAAGGAGCGACGTGCGATGCGGCTGGAAGAGCTACAATCCTCTGTCGCAGAGCCGCGCGTGCTGGTGTTGGTGCCAAATGGTCAGTTGGCCTCTCAGGTCTCCGCCGTATTCCGCTCTCTTCACTGCGATTATAGGATCCACTGCATGGTAcgcgcctccagcgcagaggagcagcgcaagTACCTGCAAGCGCTGGAGGGAGGCGTCGACGTGCTCGTCGCCTCCCCAGAAACCATACTGCCAGCGTTATACAAGCATAAACTGTCCCTGAGAAGAGTGCAGACGGTGGTGATGGATGAAGTGGACGATATCGTCTCTGTGAATCACTTCGAACCCATGAAGATCATCCTCGGCGCGCTGCCAAAGGGCGTGCAACGGCCGCAGCGACTTCTTCTCGGTGCCTCGCTTCCACCAGTTGCCTATGAAATGATCAAGACAAAGATGCTGCTTCCCTCTCACAGATTTTTGCTCGCCGACCTCAAAACCCCGGCAGAGCTAagtcgtgctgctgcttctgctctAGCGTTGTcaccgtcgtcctcctcctctcccgaCAAGCCAAACGCAGGGGACGCCGGCGAGCCCCCTGCAGCAGCCTTGTCTGTCACCCTGACGGGCGGTTTCTTGACCGCGCGCACAAatctgcgccacctcgtctTTATGGTGGGGCGCGCCGAGAAGGTGCAGAAGCTCGCGTGGCTGTACGAGACCGGGAAGCTCAACCCAGACCAGCGCACCCTCATCTTCTGCAACTCACGTCACAACGTCGCCTACGTGTGCGACAAGATGAAGGAGCTAGTTTCGCAGGTGAACTTCACTACGCTGACCTCGCACGCTTCGTCATCGGCGCGGGAAGGTGTACTAAAGATGTTCCGAACAGGGGTGTCGACCAGCCTTATCTGCACAGACCTGCTGAGTCGCGGAATTGACTTTCAGGGCGTGGTCTATGTCGTGCATTACGACATGCCAACGGACATGGAGACCTGGACGCACCGGTGCGGTCGCTGCGGTCGTGGAGGCTCTCTGCATGGCAGAGGGTACATCTACACCTTTTTCCAGCCGGAGAACATCAAGCTGGCAAAGCCGCTGGTCGGGTATCTCCGCCAGCACCAACAGCTGGTTCCGCCGAAGCTGCGCGAGTACGCGAAGCAGTCTTTCATTGATGTGTTCAACAACTCGCTCTTCCACCATCcgacgcggccgcgccgCAAGGATGATCCGCAGAACAGCACGCCGGTTCTCGGCCGCGGCACGCGACGCTTCCCGGACTACAAGCAGGGCACCATTCACAAACACTTCCGGCCACATTGACGGCGGATGTGTAGTGTATGACTGACCTTACAGAAGCAGTGGGAAGAGGAAAAGCACGACTTCGATCTCTCGGCCGTTGTAacctccagcagcactgTCGCCGTGTCTTTCTCCGTCGCTGAGTCCACACGTCTGCGCGACACATCTGCAGCTgtccgccctccccctccccttttttgttcACATaaacgcaagcacacacctTCGCCACGGCTTGCGTTtaactccctcccccccccttctttGCTTACGCTAGCGAGCGAGCGAAGCAAGTCGCAGACACCCATGAACTTCTCGCCGAGCGCACAGTAGTGACTAGAAGAGGGGCGTCAGTTGTAGGTGCACCGCACCTCGCCCTCTCCACTTTCTCATGCGCAGAGCAGATGACAGCTCACGGATGTCATCGTGTCCTTGTGCACTCTTTCAGTAGTGGCACAGTGCTTTGGGTGCCTAggtcttttccttttttttggagaGGATGTACCCCGCATGTGTCTCCTCACGCAGCCCTGTCACATCGCGTGTCTACCCCTTCTTTGATTCTGCTAAGCTGCCGCTGAGTGCAGATCCTGAGTCGGTCTCGCTGGCTCGTTATTCATCTCTCCACCCTGCCCCTTCTCTTTCCCCattccctctctcgctaGCGTGCCTTTTCTATTTTCACCACTGCAGGGCGCTCATAGCCTcagccatcaccaccactaAGCCCCCCTTCTACACGTCGTGCTTGACGGTCCCACATTGCACCCTGCCCCTTTCCTTCCTCTCGTTATttccacccctctctccgccttAGCCCTTGGCCCTCGATGAAGCTCTCAAAAAAGCAGGTGAAGATCCCACCCATCCACAAGCTGCGGCCAGGCTGGTCTGCAGTGGCGCTGCACACCGTCATTTATCTTCTCCGCCACGACATCGTAGCAACCATTGTTGCCATCTTTGTTGTGCAGCCGCTGTACCACTGGCTGGTTCTGCAGAACACCTATGTGCAGGGGCTCTCTGACGCCGCCCTCTTCACGCTGGTTTTTGCAGTGCTCTGCCACTGCGTTCCCTGGGCCCTCTTCAACggtgtcttcctcttcttcgaCAGCCTCCACCCCCAGTATGGGATCAAGGGCCTCAGAAACAACGCTCTGCTGGCCCCGCTTGGCCGCAGAATGGCGGTGTACAAGCTTCCTcggaagccgcagcagctgccatCGGCAACGCTCATCGTCAGCACGCTGTTAGACTCCGCGATCAATCACTACCTGGTTATTCCAGTTGTGCTCTATGCGTACCTGGTGCACACAAACGCGTGCGTTCTGCGTGCCCCACCGCCGGATACGGTGATAGTGGGCTTTGCTTCAGAAGACATAGTCAACTACATGAGCGGTCACAACCTGAAGCAAATTCCGATTAGCCTTGTCAACATCGCGTCGCACTTCCTGATCGCCAACATAATTAACGAGATGGGCTTCTACATTGTCCACAGCATCCTGCACTCGAACCCCACGCTGTATCGTGTGTTTCACAAGAAGCATCACATGTATACGGGCACTATCAGCCTCGCTGCAGAATACGCCACGCCGTTGGAGGAAATTCTCGCAAACGCGATCCCCACTACTGCGTACTTCGTGTTTATGTTTTTCCGCTACACGCGCGAGGAAGCATCGAGGTCGGCCTTCGTCACGTCAGCGCGGGCGTGGCCTCTCTTTATTACGTGGATGTGGGCGCGCCTCTGGGAGACATACGAGGTGCATAGCGGCTACTGCTTCAGCGAGACGTGGCTGGGCAAGCTTGGCCTATTGCATGGGCACCGTGCACGCTTCCACGACTTCCACCATACGCACAACGTCTGCAACTACGGCAGCGGCCTCTTCATGGACGCGTTGCTCAATACGATGGATCCATACGTGATCTACCGCTACCCAGACAAGCACCCACGCACGAAGACGCTGAAGGAAGAGGATTTGAAGGAGGCACACGATCTGGAAGTGGGCAGTGAAGTGATGGACCAGGTGGGCGCGTGTTCGTAAGGGGATGTTCAGGCACAAGGCGACTGCACGGACGACATCATCCTTTCTGTTGCCGGGATGTTGAACCGTCCCGTTTGACTTTCTTTCTGTTGTAGTTGTGTTCTTCTTTCTCTACAGAGGCAATGCTCACAGAGTCCTCCAGTAGTTTTGTAGCTGCTCTCCTTTTCTCGTGATGATGCcggtccccccccccccgaccGTGAGTACCGGGGCAGAGTGCCTACTCTGTAGGGAAGCCACGAGCCTGCACCGCCTGTCGTCGGGTACGGCTGCGGGCTCCTGGTGCCAGCAGGCAAGTCTGAGCTGGCGCAGTGCCAAAGAGGCTTGCGGCCATGACAAGGATCGGGCCAGCTCACTCCGAGCTGTGTCGACGATCCAGCAAATACGCGCATCCACCCGCTGCTTTTTTCTCTCATTGTGCTTCGTTGCGGTGATGTCGAGCTCAATCCTGCGCCTAGCCTGCGCTGTATGCAGTGGAGCTGCAGGGGGCTGAACGACTCCAAGCGGTGCTGGTCGGCCCGATTCGTGGATgtcgccgtggtgcagcagaggtAGGTGAGCTGCgttggtgtgtgcgtataGCTGTTGAGCTGCTCGTCGTTTAACGCGCCGTTGAGACGAAAATGTCCGTTTCTCTGTGCTTAGCCGATGCTTTTGGTGTTCTCACTCACAGCTTTCGACCCGAATGGTCATCCTCGGTGGTTGACTCACTCGTCCTTGCTATGTGTCATCTTCGTTTTGCTTGTGTATTCTCACGTCCTTTAacgcacgcagacaggcGCCATCCCTACCCCACCGCCTTGCTGTGCTCGCCGTGAATGTGTCCGTGCGCGCGTAGGAGGGAAGCAATGGAAAGGAatcgcacccacgcacgcacacactcacgtGCGTATCAACTGTAATCGAAGAGAGTCACAAGGACTGGTCATTGAAGGGAAAAGCAACGACTTGTAAAGAGCATGAAACGGGGTATCAATCGAAGACAGCGGCCTGTGTCTTTGGCGAACCGCGTTTACTCTCCCAACATGTCCCTCGTACGTcacgttttcttttcttccatttttttttgaatgccggtgtgtgtgtgtgtgcatgtgtgtgtctgtgaggGTGACGTCATGTTCACCTGctccccccccgcccccgcgcGAGTTTCCATCTGGGTATGCTTGCAAGACTGTTGAGGCTGCACTATCCTCTTCTATGCTTTACTATGAAGACGAGTAACCGCTCCGCACCAATACTACCGCCACGATCGCGTTGCACATGCTGCTTtgcttatatatatataaggctccccctcccctcgtcTGTGCTGCTTTAGTGTGTGGTTTTCTCTTCACAAACGAGCGTCTGTACACAGGCATCGTAGGTGCTGTGTGCAACGCAGGAAAGAGCGCTATTGGACGACGTAACACCCGCCATCTCATCCTCGCTCTATatcccctccaccctccccctttctcttcgtCCTCGACGACATGGGACACCTCAGCGTGTGGTATCTCAGGATACAGTGCCCTCACTCTATGTGTGGGGAGAGGCCAAGCAGCACCCcctctatccctgccaaaAATGCGgaaccacctctggtgcTGACAAGGCCACGCACCTATGACATAGGGGGAGGCCggagcgatgcatcgctgctgctgtcggcgGGCAGGTACTGGATAGCGGGGCGTCGGAGCGAGCTGTGACAGTGAGCACGTCTGTACTATCCATATGATAGGTACAGTGTCAAAGTGAATCGAACGTATTCCAccccccggccctcactgccTGCTGGTGATGAGGAgcctgcgccacggcggtgtGTGCAGAGTTTGAGGCCAATGCGGTTCTCCAATGACCGAGTCGGTGCACTGCTTTACCGCGtgtctgcagctgcttcgcaccacgccgatgggggcctgtgacaggccGGAGGGGGTAGAATGGTGTTTGACTCATACTGCATGGCAGAGAATGGATACGTTgccaaacgaaaaaaagggaagcgAAGAGGGGTGCTGTGTTGGACAAGCGGTTCCagctctcgctcttcctTGTGTTTATGGCTGTCTGTGTCCGAATAAAGGACCGAGCGCAGAACGTGATTTGTCTTGCTGTTGAGTCACTTCTTCTGGGTAGTGAATAATGCAAACAGAAAAGAGAAGTGCCGACATAGAAGCACACGGCGTCATGTACAACACAAGGTTCATGTGGGCTATGTATGGGAgtatgtgtctgtgagtGTGGGTGTCTAGGCGTACGTCTGCACGGTTTGTCCCTCTGTCGTGCATCGCGATACCTTGCGTGCCTTCTCAGTGGCATTGGTAACCCTCGTGCGCGTTACtatcctccctctctccctccctctctccctccctctttgcTGCTCTGTCGCGCGCGCTGCCTGACCCACACAGCttcgttgctgttgttgttttttaGAAAAAGGGTATCGTCAGTGGCGCCGTAGCTCAACAAGCCAGCCGGCAACATCGCAGAGGTACAGAAACACATACGCCTCTTCCCCATACATCACTAGGTATCCCTGCACCGTTGAACTCCAACACACCCATTTCCTgtcacccctccccttcccccacacacacacctctctccaCTCGCCcatccccaccacctctgccgcaGTGCACACCATGTCTTGTGAGTCCAATAGTCCAGCGGTAGACACCAcagccactgctgcagcgccaaaGTTGACGACGCTCAAGGAAGCAATCGACCGAGATGGGGTGCCGGCCGCGTCCAGCTCGAAGCAGCGTCGGCTGATGGACATTCATGTCACGGCGTACCCGGGTTTAGTTAATCAGCACATGCTTCCAAAGCACAACACCGATGTCAATGATTTCTCCTCGATTGATCCACTGCAGTACCGCAAGGCGCACACAGTGCGCAACAACAATGCCGCCAGCTACACCGAGAAGGAGGAAAACGTGCTAGATTTGCTCACCACAAACCAATGTGCCAATCGCATGACCCGCCTCGGCATGCAACtgagggaggaaagggcgAAGAACCCTAAAGGCGTGCCGTCGATCAGCAGTCTTGCGCCGCGTGGCTACCACAGCCGCTTTCTCTCCCCGAGCTTCGACGAGCGGTCCACCTATCGGTGGGACTACTGTCAGTGGGAGCCGGACGGCTTTCACGACACGGTGCGCCGCGAGCTCCTCGCCGCATACCGCGACGACTGGACAGAAGACGAGAAGGCGGATGTGGCCATCTCCATGAAGATTCCGTACTTGACGATGGCGGTGTCCTCGGACCAACTCAAGGACAAGGCTACGATCTACCGCAAGGACTTCATGGAAGACGCAACTCAAGCCGACTACCGCTCGTTGTCCTACAAGACCAACCTCGAAGACCTCGGCACCTCGTACGCCTACTCCGCCTACTCCATCGATGACCCACGCCGCAAGGTGCTCTTCGATGCgtccgtcgccgccctcAAGACGCCGCACAGTGTGTTGGAGAAGACGTACAGTCCACGCAACTCCTTCCTTGAGAAGAGCTCGTCGGGGAAGCAGCAGTCGGCAGCCCGTGAGGAACTGGACCGCCTGCGTACATTGCGgcgggaggcgctgcgcctatctgcggcgaagcgccgcgccgctgagTCTACCGATGACGACAAAACGACGAAAACGGTGGTGATTCCCGGCCTTAAGGGTACTGGCTACCGTCGCGTGCCAAATGGCAACGGCTCGTACGTGTGTCTTCCACGTGATCACTTCTGCTACCAACAGGTGGACAACTTCTAAGCCGTCCTCACCGTGTGTCTCACAGCCTGCGCTgactgtgcgtgtgtgtacgggTCGTCTCTTCTTTGTTGCTTTCAGATGTACAAGAACTTTGTTTCttactgtgtgtgtgtgtgtgtgtatctgcGCTGGGGTGAGCACAGTCCAGATACGCACAGACAGTAGAGCGAGAGATACGAGGAGCGAGAAAGAGTTGATAGGAAACGATGCATTGCTCTCCCTTTCTCGGTGGTGAAGCCAAGAAGTGATCTGCGCGCCATCTCTCCCCATCGCCCCTCCTCACCTGAACTCTCTTCTCGAACGGTGCGCACCCTATTAAACTATTTatgtgcttctctctccctctccttcctaCTACAAGGTACTCGAGAGTGCATGGATGGGGGGGTctgggcagcagcggacggGCACACGATACAAAAACATGTGTGGTtgatctgtgtgtgtgtgtgtcgcttcTCTTTTGTTAGGGCCGCCTTCACCTCACTCAGTCGTCTGTGCAGTCTTTTTGTGGTTCACCCATCGACCTTTTACTCCCACTGACCTCATCCGTGTCCCCCCATCccttgcctctctctctgcgacCGAAGTGGAAAAAAAATAGTGGGTACACATCATGTTACTCTGTTGAATCCGCCACATgggccctcgcactgcaaGAGAAGACGTGCGTTTCTGGTGCTTTCCGTGGATGGCGACGAGCATCATTTCTACAGCAATTGTTGTTGTGAGTGTTCACAGCATTATCTGTCATTTTTTGCTGCCATGACGAGCACATCAGTCCCCGCCCGTCCCTTCTACcggcctctctccctccccactccacccctttcttctccctcactcCCACGTCTCTGTTGCAGACGCGGCAGGACTCGGTCTTGCAAGATTAACAgcccatctcctcctccccctccccctgtctGCGTTTTCCACCTAATTCAACGAGGGCAACAAGGACACTAGTCGTATTCAAACGGTCCGTATCACAAGAGGCGAAAAACACGCAGGTTTTCTCTCGAGGGAGCCATCGCTGGTCGTGGGGCCAGTCATCTGCCTctgccttcctctcctcctctaccTAGTAATACGCAATGAGCTCTGCAGAGATGCTGCTGGATGCGGCTGCGCTaacaccctctctctcccaacTTCTCGTCGTCGACTCCGTTTCTAGCGTGCTTGTGTACCTCGTGCAagacgccgtcgtcgatgaCCCCGATGCACGGTTACAGGCATTCAGTGAGGTGCTCGCCCACGTCAGCTCGTCGCCGAAGAGTGACAGTGCTGTTTCTGCAAACGGCCTCGGCGCTGACGGCACCAGCACCTCttccgccacgcacacgcgcgcacatggCGCAAGGTGGAAGTGGGCAGATGTGGTTATGCGCGGTGTAACGGACCCGTGGTCGCGCATCCGATCTCTGGCTGCGCCGGTGATGGCGGACCTACTAGACATGGAGGTCGAGCTGGTACTGCAGCGTCACGATAGTAGCTCCACCACCCACCTCAGGTCATCCAACAGCACGCcatgctcctcctcggtcgCGAGGGCGACGCCACGTAGCGCAAAGAAGGGCTGGAAGAACGAGCTGACAGCAACGGAGTCTTCGTTGCCGGAGAGTGTGTCGGTGCCGCTCGAATACGTGTGGCACTGGTGGCGGGGCACGTCGCTCTGGTACGAGCAAGACGGCATTGTACGAATGCTGGCGAAGCTgtacagccgcagcggcacccctTCTGGAGACGCCCTCCGAATGGACGAGGCGGGGCTGCGCTGTCTGCTCTTCAATGTCATCTTTCCTGCGCTGCGTAATCCACAGCTACCCGTGCGGGAGTCTGCAGCGCTTCTGCTGGGCATTCTCGCTGACCGCCGGAgctccacctccctctccccggCCATCACTTCCTTCGTCGTAGACCACGTGTGCCGCACTATAATGCAGGTCCCGACGCCAGCTCGGAGCCACTCACCCGCAACCTTGGTTTCCG
It encodes:
- a CDS encoding putative DEAD/DEAH box helicase, encoding MLGEPVAPPLKAVLQHDARNPSAWQPLRGASSAPSTDAGGEGRISDASVPAWSQHIHQVVRRAVLDPLRNAPSQIDGSRSHEEKCCESVAPPSPPDLSGQYKVIIVDALGMPADLPTGAPRSFEDLLGLSPSILRTQLQKLMERKRYRALTPVQAAAIPLMLEYRDVLCIAPTATGKTLCYVYTTLMHLLLKDINDRPAAAAAATAGDEGGGVSLNRRQVETFLQEKIDKGEVCPYCELSISEVRVCPMTGFPHPSASELETDLALRSKERRAMRLEELQSSVAEPRVLVLVPNGQLASQVSAVFRSLHCDYRIHCMVRASSAEEQRKYLQALEGGVDVLVASPETILPALYKHKLSLRRVQTVVMDEVDDIVSVNHFEPMKIILGALPKGVQRPQRLLLGASLPPVAYEMIKTKMLLPSHRFLLADLKTPAELSRAAASALALSPSSSSSPDKPNAGDAGEPPAAALSVTLTGGFLTARTNLRHLVFMVGRAEKVQKLAWLYETGKLNPDQRTLIFCNSRHNVAYVCDKMKELVSQVNFTTLTSHASSSAREGVLKMFRTGVSTSLICTDLLSRGIDFQGVVYVVHYDMPTDMETWTHRCGRCGRGGSLHGRGYIYTFFQPENIKLAKPLVGYLRQHQQLVPPKLREYAKQSFIDVFNNSLFHHPTRPRRKDDPQNSTPVLGRGTRRFPDYKQGTIHKHFRPH